The window GTAGTTTTGTTTGAGGCGGCCAAGGAAGATAGCTAGTAAAGTTGTTTTGCCAACCCCAGATGATCCTTTTAAAAAAAGATGGTGCTGAAAAGTTAAGGAGAGATTTTTAAATAAACTAACCCCATTAATTTCATATGTTAAATTATTAATTGTAATTTCTTCAATTTTGGTTGGTAAATTATTTGGCGAAGGCGTTCGTTGATTCACAATTCTTAAATAATAATCATTCAACTCGTTGGTAAGCATTAACAACATAACTTTTATTGGCAATAAGGTTTGCAAATAAAGTACTAAAATCATTAAAATATAACGCTAACGCCGAGTAAAACATCAAATCACCAATAGTAAGGTGCTGGGTGGTAATTAAATTAACCGCCAGGTAAAAAATAACTAAATTTAAAAGTTGGTTGAAAATATTTAAAGCACTCTGTTGATAATAACTAGCTTTCTCTAAATGGTAAGTTGCTTGTAATAAATCTTGGTATTCTTTATTTCACTGGTAATAAAAATGGTTAGTAATTAACATCGCCGCTTGGTGACCAATTTTGATGGTACTTTGGGCATCATAGATATATCACTTATTTTGGTGGTCAAATTAAATCATATTAATCACTCCCGCCATCTTATTAACAATTTCGAATGGTGAATGGTTAACCGACCCCTGCCATATATTAGTTGTCTCAACATCTTTCATATTAACCGCCGCTATTCATTCACCCATTGTATTAACATTAAAAGCAGTAATTTAAAGATTAACTTTATCTTGAAAATGTTTGGCAAAATTAAATAATTCTTGGATATTATTGACCCTGTCATCACTAGTTTACATTTGAAAATCATCAACAATATATCAATTAACACAAATATCAAATTGTAAAATTGGATAAGTTGACGTAATAATGTTAATTTTTTTTATTAATAAGACAACTTCCCCGGTGGATGTTATTTTCAACAGTTCATCATTACCTAATAACACATATAAATTATTTTGATAATCTTTTTTAAAATTAACAATTCTATTATTAAATTGGTGGAGTAGTTGGTACTGGGGATCATTCATTTCGTCTAATGATGGGGACGAATTATTCAAATGGTTTTGTTTTGCTGCTAAACCAAGTCCATTTAATTTCATGTTTCCGATTCTCCTTCCAATAAATTAATTATTAAAGAAAAAAATAAAAAAACAAGTAATTTTTAAAAAAATTACCTTAAACATACTCTTGGCGAGCTAAATGATGATATAAATTATTATTGGAATTATCTGGTCAGTTTAAGTTCCCAATCAACATTTGGTTATCATTAATATTGTCATATATTAAACTATTATAGCGGAAAAACTTCTTATAAACTTGCAAGCGAATTTTTTTCTCAATAATTTGAGGGATAAATTCATTAGGCATATTTTCGTTAATTTTTTTTAACCAATTAACAAACAGATTAGCAAACGCAAAACTAATAATCTTCGAACCTGTGTGCGAAGTTGCGCTTTTAATATCAGGGATCAAATAATCAAAACGATAGTTAATAAAATTTAAATAATTACTATTTGATCCTTGCAATAATAAATCATGGTAAAAAGAAGATAATGTTTGGTTATTATAACTCAATAAATCATAGGTTTTTTGTTCAATGTATTTATCAATTTCTTGAATTGTTAAAATTAACCGGTTTAAAAAAACACTATTTTTTTTAGCAATTAAAAACTTATCATTATAAAAATCATTTGGTCCCCCAAACATAATATGATAACCATTGCTAATAATGTAATCTCCCAATGGCACAATTAAATTATCAAACCCAAAATGATCAATAATTTCAGTTAAAATCCTTTCAATATAACTTTTGGAAGTGATTCATGGGGAGGTTGGTTGGTGGTGCTTTAAAAAAATTTGTAAATAACTTTTGCTAATTAAAGTTAACATTTTCACTGTTCGCTGTGAGCGATAATCTAATAAATCCTGATTATTTAAAAGCATTAGGATCTCTCTTTTTAAAATTAACCGCGAACGGTCATTATCTTTCAAATTAAGTAAATAACTTGCTAACATTTTTTTATTAAAACTTGGTAAAACATCCCAGTCTAAATAAATCCCGCCATAAGCACGTAAAATTAGATAACGCAAACGATTAGAAACCGACTTTATATGTTGGCGTAAATTTAATTCCTTATTTAAAAATCAATAAGTAACCTTCCCACAGCGTAATGTTTCTTCATTAATTTCGCGAATAATTACCTGGTTGCTCGTAAATTTTTGTAATTCTCGTTGAGCCTGGTAAAATGATTTTTTAATTTCCTGAATCATCTCTTCAATGCGGAAAGCTAGCATTAACTTTTTATTAACTAAAAATTGCTTAACATTTTCGTTAAAACTAACATCGCGATGTTTTAAATAATAATCATGGTAAAACTCATTTTGTAACTTAATAATCTTTGCTAAATCATTGTTGGCCGCTTCTTTAATTTTTAAATGTAATAAATTGACTAAACTACTATCAAAATTAGTTCATAAATTAATCTGGTAATCCGGATTATAATAAGTTCACACTTTAATACAATTAGTTTGGCGGGCTTCTAACAGACCATACCAAATATAATGAATATTCTTTTCATCAGCTTCTAATTTACCATCTTGACGAATAAAATGGTTAATTAATTGAAATAATTGGTTAGTTTCATAATTTTCTTTAAACTCGTGAATACATAATAAATGTAACGCATTTAAATATTGCTCCTGTTCAATGGTAGTTAAAGTATCATAATTATTAAAAAACAGGTCAAAGGTTGGTGCAAATTTTTTTAAAAAAGTATCGCTTTGGGTATAAAAAAGTTCGCGTAGTTGGATAATATCTTGATGCAATAACATATACAAAGTTCTCCTTTTATTAATTAGAACCTGTGGTTTCCAAAATAATCTAAATAATCCGTAATAAAAATTATTAATAAACTACCTTCATTCCTTTAAAATATCAGTTACTAAAATAATTACTTAACTTACATTCATAAGTTAACATAAAATAGGAGAAAACAAAATAAGAAATAATTACTAATTTTAAACACTTTTTTTGTTAAAATTACATTTTTTTTCAAATTTTTTGCCATTATTATGTGGCACCAGTCCTAATTAATTAATTTTAATAGTTGCTTTCCCCAAAACTATGGTAAATTTATTATGTGAGGTGAAAAATGAAAGCATTTGACTATGAAGATATTCAGTTAATTCCCAAAATGTGTGTGGTGGAATCACGGAAAGAATGTGATCCCCGCGTCAAACTAGGAAAACATACATTTAACTTACCAGTGGTCCCTTCTAACATGGCGACTGTTGTTAACGAAGAATTATGTGAGAAATTAGCCCAACAAAATTACTTTTATATTATGCATCGTTTTAATGTTGACCAAGTCGCATTTGTAAAAAAGATGAAACAACAAGGTTTAATTGCCTCAATTTCAGTTGGGGTCAAAGAAAGTGACTATCAAGTAATTGATAACCTAAAAAAAGAAAATCTTACTCCGGATTATATTACCATTGATATTGCCCATGCTCACGCGTTATCAGTTAAAAAAATAATTGAACATATCCGCAAGAATTTTAAACAAGCAGTATTTATTATTGCCGGAAATGTGGGAACACCCAAAGGAGTTCGGGATTTAGAATATTGGGGCGCAGACGCTACCAAAGTTGGAATCGGTCCGGGGAAAGTATGTATTACCAAACTAAAAACTGGATTTGGAAATGGTGGTTGACAACTAGCAGCCGTGAAATGGTGTAGTAAAGGAAGCTCAAAACCAATTATTGCCGATGGTGGTTTACGCGTTAATGGTGATATTGCAAAATCAATCCGGATGGGTGCTACCATGTGTATGATTGGAAGTTTATTTGCCGCCCATCAAGAATCACCGGGAAAATTAGTTGTCGAAAATGGTGTTGAATACAAAGAATACTTTGGATCCGCTAGTGAATATAATAAAGAAGAAAAAAGATATGTCGAAGGAAAAAAAGAATTAATTACTGTTCGGGGTAGTATCTTTGATACCTTAAAAGAAATGACCGAAGATTTACAATCTTCAATTTCCTATGCCGGGGGGTGTGATTTAGAAGCCATTAAAAAAGTTGATTATGTAATTTTAAAAGATAGTAATTTTTAAGGAATTTTAAAAAAACCAGATTTCTGGTTTTTTTATCTAAAACTACGGTTTTGTTCTTGCTTGTATCGTCTTTTTTCTTTCTTACTTAAGAAATGTTCTTTACGACGGGCTTCTTTACGACGCACTGCTGATACCTTGTTAAAACGTTTTAACGCTTTATCTAGCGGTTCACCATTTTTTACAACAATAGTAGCCATTTTTTCAACTCCTAAAATCTATTTAAATTAACAATTTAATCTTATCATAGATTTTTATTTGTTGAAACACTTTTAAAACTATTTAAACTAAATTATTAGTTTTTTTAACATTTATCGTATTTTAACAAGTTATTAACTTTGATAACATTGGTAAATAGCTCCCAATAATTAACAAGAGAATTGCGACAATAAACATTATTGCTAAAATTGGTCACGTCCCCTTAAAAAACTTCACATAATCAACATCTGCCAATCCTAAGGCCACAGGGACCATTCCCGACGCGGGTGATCATAAATTAATTCATCCTAAAGCCATTACAAATGCCATAATAACTTGGAGAGCAACCCTCAAGTTATTGGCAACTGGTCCTAAGACGGGGAAAGTAGCGTTCTCTAATCCCGAAGTCGAATAAATTAAGAATGATAATGGTAAATAAATAAAGTATGATACCACCACAATTCCAACTTTTGGTAAGTGACTAAGTTCTTTCGTTAGACCATTAATAATATGGTGTGACATTCCCGACATTGATAAGGCGACCCCCTACCCTATTCTAGCGGAAACCCCAACAATGAAGGAAATTCCTAACATTTCCACACTACTACTAATAAATTTATCCACAAAATGGTGTTCAGTATGTCAAAACATAAACCCAATAATTAATTTAGAAATAAAGAATAAAAAATCCATTTCTGCCATATACCAGGTTCCAATCACAATCATATTATCAAAAATATAGACCCCTGATTTTGTGGTATCAGCTAATGCGGATAAATAATCAAAACTTAATTGGCCCCTGATAACCGTGACTTGTTAAAAAGTTTTTAAAAGCATCAGTAATTTCATAATGGACTGTTCCATCATAATCGTAGTGCAGAACAAATGCTCCGGAAAAAGTGGCGATTTCATGGGCATTATCACTAGCATTTTGAACGGTCACATTAATAAATTCACCATTGGCACTATCCCAAAATTACCCCAGACCACCAATGCCATGTAAATGAGCCCAATAAACAAAGTTATTATCGGTGTTCCCATTAACATTTAAAACACTGGCCAAAATTAAGAAAACATTAATTTCAAACTTATATCAGGCAATAATACAAAAATTAATAAATCAAAAGTTGTAATAAAAATTCCAATTACTCATTTACGTTTACGAGTTAATTCGGGAATTTCCCCCGCTTTGACAAATTTTTGCAAATGTTCATCATAATATTCGCCATAAACAGAGTTTTTTTATCTTTCTTCACCCGTGCGGCATACCAAGTAATAAAAGCAATTAATAACCCGCTAAAATTACTCATCCAATAAAACGTCAAATAATTCCATCGGAAATGGCAATTTGCGCCCCGTTGGAAATCTTATTAATGGCATCGGCCGCCGTAAATAACACAAACGGATCAAGTGTGACTGCTAAACAACTAACTCCATTCCCCAGCATAATTACCATAAAAGCGGTTAACCCATCCCATCACAAACGACCGCTAATAATAATGGCATAATAAAGGGATAAAACGCAAGGGTTTCTTCACACATTCCATATACTGTTCTCCCCCTAGTAAAAAAATAAAGCTTGCTAAGAGAATAAAATAAATTTCTTTCCCTTTCATCTTCGCTAATAAGCAACCAATTTCCGCTTCTAACGATTTTGAATCCATTGTTACTTTTAAAAAAGCTCCAATTATTAATAAAAAGACAATTAAATCAGCACGATTAATAAATCCTTTAATTCCCTAATAATACAACGGACCATAAAAGTACTAAAAAAATTAATGGTATAGTCGTTGTAATCACCTTTATAAACGGTATTAATAGTATAGTTATCAAAATAACCACCAATTAAATTTCAAATTAAAATACTAATCTTAATGATAGCAAATGATAATTTATAACTTTGTTTTCAAATTTGGTTGATTTTCTTAGTTTCTAATAAAATTTAAGGCTCCTTTGTTTTAAATTGGATAAAAAAAGTGCTATTTTAAATTAAAATAGCACTTTTTTTATCTTAACAAATTTTATTAGAAAAAGCAACTTCACCAAATTTATAATAATTTTCTTATTTTTTATTTTTAAAAGCTTGGTATAAGTCATTTAACCGTTTTTCATACACACTATGTAATTTAGGATGGTAATAAACTGTTCCTAATAATTTATTTGGTAAATACTGCTGTTTAACATAGTCATTAGGAAAATCATGAGGATATTTATAACCTAAACCCCGGTTTAATTTCTTGGCCGATTTATAACTAGCATCACGCAAATGTAAGGGAACTGGATATACTTTCCCATTCATAATAACATCTTCATAAGCTTTAAAAGTTGCTAAATAAGCACTATTTGATTTTTCACTTAAACACATTTCAATTACTACTAATCCCAGAGGAATAATTCCTTCGGGCATGCCAATTTGGCGAAATGAATCAATTGCAGCTTTGACATGTAAGGAAATAGCGGGATTTGCCAACCCAATATCTTCATAACTAATAATTAACATTCTTCGTAATAATGCTTCATAATCCCCACTTGCTAATAACCGGCTAAAATAGTGGAGAGCTGCTTCCACATCACTACCGCGGATTGATTTTTGAAAGGCCGATTTTAAATGATGGTGTTCATCACCATAATGGGAATTTAATAAATTAGCAGTTGGTGAAATTGCCTTAACAATATCTAGATTAACTAATTCTTGGGGATATAAATGAATTGCTAATTCTAAAATATTAATGGCAACTCGTAAGTCCCCACTCGCTAAATTACAAATATAACTTAAGGCTTCATCGGTAATATTTAGTTTAATATCCTTTGATTTTTGTAAACTTCGTTTTAAACCACTAAACATTTCAGCAGCTGAAATAGGTTTTAACTCAATAATATTACTGCGACTTCGAATCGCGGGGTTAATGACAAAAAACGGATTTTCGATCGTACAAGCAAACATAATTAAATTACCATGTTCTAAATATTGCAAAAGGATGTCTTGGCGATCACGATTCATCCGATGAATTTCTTCTAAAACTAAAATATAACGATCATAATTTTCAGCTTTTTTAATAATTTTTTCTAAATCACTTTTTTTATCAATGGCGGCGTTAAAAATACTATGCTCAATCTTTAAATCATTTGCTAAGGCTAACGCAATACTAGTTTTTCCAATTCCGGGATTACCATAAAAAATTAAAGAACTAACAAAATTATTTTTAATCATCCGGGATAAAATTCCATTTTGATCATTAATTAAGTGTTCTTGACCAATTACATCTTGTAATGATTGTGGTCGCCATAAAAATGATAACGGCTGTTGCATCATTTTCACCTCATTTATCTACCTTAAATTATAATAGTTTTCTTGTTAATAACAATAAGGTAAAAAGAAAAATCCTTAACGACTAGATTGTTCGCTTGTTTTGGAAACAGTAATTTGATCTTTTTGTTTTTTGAGTAACCTGTGTTTTTCATTATTTTGTATTTTTTTATATAAATAAAAAGGTCGATGATTTATGCGCATTATTATTGCTTTTATGTTTAAAAAGATCTTGATTAGGAGCATCCTTTCCATAATAGTTCCGTTGATAAATGTCTCATTTTTCCTTTTCCATTTGCTCTCATTCGGCTGATACCCCTTTTTCATAAGGTTGATATCTAATATCAAAACAGACATATAAAAATCAACGAAAAAAGATTCGTTTTCAATAATAATTTTTCATAATTTTCATTTATCTTTTTTTCATTGCGGCACAGGTGGTTCTGGTTTTTTCCTAAACATTTTTTCACCCTCTCATTTAAAAATGTCACCACTTTCGTTGATTACATTTTAAATATTCTACTTTTGTTATACTAAATTTCGTATTTAATATCAATTGCTTCAACCGCCTTTTTGACTGTTTCTTTAATAGTTTGACATGAACGATCAAATCCTTTTTGTTCTTAACTATTAATATGTAAGATAATAATCCGACTTCATCCATTTTGGTTAACAATCGCGGGAACTCCAATATAAATGCCTTTTTGACCATATTCACCATCTAAATAACCACCAATTAATAACGTGGCATTTTCACCACGCATAATAGCACGCACAATATATGCTAACGCAACTCCGATGCCATAAAAAGTTAATTTTTTCTTTTCAATAATTTTATAAGCCATATTAACTGCTTCTTCGCGGCATCATTCTAATTCCGCTCGGGTAATTTTACCATCTTCAATGTAGTCACTAATTCGTTTCCCCATAATTGTCCTGGCACTTCACGGGACAATTGAAGAGTCTCCATGTTCACCTAAAATATAAGTATGAACAGAAGATGATGGGAGCACATTTAATTTGGTTCCCACTAACCGACGTAAGCGCGAAGAATCTAAAATAGTTCCTGACCCTAACACCCGGTGGTGATCATAACCAGTTACTTGTTAATAAACAATTGTCATGACATCAACAGGATTTGAAGCAACAATTGTAATTCCGCTAAATCCTTATGCTTTAATCTGCAAAGCAATATCTTTCATAATTCAAGCATTATCGGCAACCATGTCTAATCTGGTTTCCCCTGGTCGTTGGCGACGACCAGCCCTAATTACAACAATATCAGCATCTTTACAAGCAGGATAATCTCCCCTGAACTTCGACACTAACAAATGCCTTTTCTAATACTGCGTTACAATCAGCAAAATCAAGGGCATTTCCTTCCGCCAGGTCATGGTTAATATCAATTAAAACATATTCTGGTAGTAACCATTGGTTAATTGAAACATATAAGAATGAAGTTCCGACGCTTCCACATCTTACTAATACAATTTTATGATTTTTCATTATTTATTCTCCTTATTTATTGATTGTCTTTCTTAATAACATAATTTATGTTTCCATTATTGTCTCATCTCATTTTTACTTTATAATAACTTTTTAAAATAAGATACCTCTTTTTAATAAAAAATTTTAAAAACAATTGGCAAATTAGTTACCAACAAGTTAAATAACCATTAATTTTCAATTTATTTTTTATAAAAACATTTTATAATATTTATGTAGAACTTTATGAAAAATAAGGGAAAAGAGAGTAGTTCAAATGAAAAGAAAATATCGCCAGAACCGTAAGATTAAAAAAATATTTAAATTTAAAGGCCATTATGAGGCCACCACCCTCGCACAAAATTTTGTGCGTTATGTTACCGACCCCTTTCGGGAAGAAGGCGGCTATGATATTATTGATGTTGAAAATGAAATTTATCAAACAGAAATTACCACTGAAGAAGGTAATTCTTACACGGTTGCAATTAGTACTCAATTTGATTATGAAGAAGATAGTGAAAAAATTAAAGAGATTACCAAATATCAAGTTGATAATGACCTTGATTTTATTTTATATACCATTGGAGATCACCATGACGAGCAAGAAACAGACTTTTTAGAAAGTTTAGGATTAGTATTAAATGAACAATTAATTGGAATGGTTTTTGATTTGAAACGGTGAAAAAAAGGACGCAAAAAAATCCCACCGAATGTTAAATTTCGCCGGGTAAATGATAATAAACGCCTAAAAGATTTTAGTCTTATTTTAAAAAGCGCCTTTGGTTCAAAAAGTTGAGATTATGCTTTTTACAAGACCTTATTAAAATTAAATAAGGATGAAACAATTTGTCAAATTGACTTATTATATAAAAATAACCAGCCAGCAGGAACCGGGAATATTTATTTTGAAAAAGAAATTGCGATTATTGATGATATTGCCACCCACCAAAACTTTCGCCACCAGGGGCTAGCAAAATTAATGATTAACAATCTCTTAACAACCGCTTGAAATAATGACTATGATTTAGTCGGTTTAATTGCCACTCCCGAAGGGTTTAATATGTATCGCAAACTAGGTTTTCGCCCAATTAAATTATATTTAAACGAATATGTTACCAGAAGTCAAACTAATAATCTTGAGCAAATTGCGAAAAAAATTAGTCGGGGTAAAATAAAAACCTTACAAAATGTTAATTATCAACAATTAATCAGCCAAGTTGGTAATAAAAAATGTCATGGCTGTGAAAACATAATTAATGACCCTGAATATTTAATGGCTTATCACTTAACTAATGACTTTGAAATTAATGTTTACCACCAAAATTGTTATAAATTAAATGCAAAAGATAAGTGAGTTATTATGGTCAACCAAAAACAATCGTAACCAAGATTAAAAGTTACGATTGTTTTTTACTAGGTGCCGTGGTTGTTTCCTTGGCAGCTTTCACTTCCATTTTTGATAAATGTTCTAAACTATCTTTAAAAGTTTCTTTGTTAATACTTGTTGAGCGAAAATCATCAGGTAAATCAACTAATTTCTGACGGTATTTAAACCAATAATGAACAAGAATTGGAACAATAATGCAAGATGAAATTAAATCATTTAAACCAATAAACACAAAGAAATAAATTGGGTTTCCAGTTGCCATACTTACACCATAACCAATTCCAATTAATGGTAAAATTACTAAGAAAGTTCGTAAACTACTTGTAAAAGTTCCTAACATTGATTTATTAATTCCTTGAAATAAGGTTAACGCAATATAAGTAAAGGCACAACAAGGATAAGTCATAAAGTTAATTATTATTCACCATCGATATTGGGGAACATATTCTTTGGGAAAGGCAAAGGCTTGCATCATTAACCCGCCAAAGCAAATAAAGACCACGAGCATTAAGGTAAACCAAATAATAATCAAAATACTTACCCGTTTTAATACCTGTCAGATCCGGTTATATTTTTTAGCACCATAATTATAAGCAATAATTGAACGGGCTCCCTGGGTTAAACCAATCCCCGCCGATAAAACAATTGTCATTCACGGGGTAATTGAAGAATATAATTCCTGTAAAATCGAAATCCCGTTATTATAACTTTGGTTTGGTAATTGCACAACTAAAGTTGTTAGGGCAAACGAAGTAATCACTAACGCCGCATTATTAATAAAATTTGGTAAACCTGCTTTCATAAACGCAACAATATTTTGTCATTTTAAAAATAAAATGTCTTTTCAACCAAATTTCAAATAACTACCTTTAACACCAAACACAATAATTAAACCCCAAATAATTTGGACTAGTCAAGCAAAAACAGTTCCCAGCATTGCCCCAGATAATTGTAAGTGACACACGCACATAAAGAAAATTCCAGCCCCACAGTTAACTAGTAAGGATGACAAAATCATAATTACCACCCACAGCATTTTTCCTTCACTGCGCAACATTGACATAAAAAAATAACTTAAAAACATTAAGGGAGCGGCGGCTAATAACGGAATTGTA is drawn from Spiroplasma mirum ATCC 29335 and contains these coding sequences:
- a CDS encoding ABC transporter ATP-binding protein, with translation MLLMLTNELNDYYLRIVNQRTPSPNNLPTKIEEITINNLTYEINGVSLFKNLSLTFQHHLFLKGSSGVGKTTLLAIFLGRLKQNYQGEILINKQLNLTTDNEAEWRAKVMILHQYKITYSLIVFMIKLLILIRMLILQF
- a CDS encoding TcdA/TcdB catalytic glycosyltransferase domain-containing protein encodes the protein MLLHQDIIQLRELFYTQSDTFLKKFAPTFDLFFNNYDTLTTIEQEQYLNALHLLCIHEFKENYETNQLFQLINHFIRQDGKLEADEKNIHYIWYGLLEARQTNCIKVWTYYNPDYQINLWTNFDSSLVNLLHLKIKEAANNDLAKIIKLQNEFYHDYYLKHRDVSFNENVKQFLVNKKLMLAFRIEEMIQEIKKSFYQAQRELQKFTSNQVIIREINEETLRCGKVTYWFLNKELNLRQHIKSVSNRLRYLILRAYGGIYLDWDVLPSFNKKMLASYLLNLKDNDRSRLILKREILMLLNNQDLLDYRSQRTVKMLTLISKSYLQIFLKHHQPTSPWITSKSYIERILTEIIDHFGFDNLIVPLGDYIISNGYHIMFGGPNDFYNDKFLIAKKNSVFLNRLILTIQEIDKYIEQKTYDLLSYNNQTLSSFYHDLLLQGSNSNYLNFINYRFDYLIPDIKSATSHTGSKIISFAFANLFVNWLKKINENMPNEFIPQIIEKKIRLQVYKKFFRYNSLIYDNINDNQMLIGNLNWPDNSNNNLYHHLARQEYV
- a CDS encoding GMP reductase; this encodes MKAFDYEDIQLIPKMCVVESRKECDPRVKLGKHTFNLPVVPSNMATVVNEELCEKLAQQNYFYIMHRFNVDQVAFVKKMKQQGLIASISVGVKESDYQVIDNLKKENLTPDYITIDIAHAHALSVKKIIEHIRKNFKQAVFIIAGNVGTPKGVRDLEYWGADATKVGIGPGKVCITKLKTGFGNGGWQLAAVKWCSKGSSKPIIADGGLRVNGDIAKSIRMGATMCMIGSLFAAHQESPGKLVVENGVEYKEYFGSASEYNKEEKRYVEGKKELITVRGSIFDTLKEMTEDLQSSISYAGGCDLEAIKKVDYVILKDSNF
- the rpsU gene encoding 30S ribosomal protein S21, which codes for MATIVVKNGEPLDKALKRFNKVSAVRRKEARRKEHFLSKKEKRRYKQEQNRSFR
- a CDS encoding replication-associated recombination protein A, with translation MQQPLSFLWRPQSLQDVIGQEHLINDQNGILSRMIKNNFVSSLIFYGNPGIGKTSIALALANDLKIEHSIFNAAIDKKSDLEKIIKKAENYDRYILVLEEIHRMNRDRQDILLQYLEHGNLIMFACTIENPFFVINPAIRSRSNIIELKPISAAEMFSGLKRSLQKSKDIKLNITDEALSYICNLASGDLRVAINILELAIHLYPQELVNLDIVKAISPTANLLNSHYGDEHHHLKSAFQKSIRGSDVEAALHYFSRLLASGDYEALLRRMLIISYEDIGLANPAISLHVKAAIDSFRQIGMPEGIIPLGLVVIEMCLSEKSNSAYLATFKAYEDVIMNGKVYPVPLHLRDASYKSAKKLNRGLGYKYPHDFPNDYVKQQYLPNKLLGTVYYHPKLHSVYEKRLNDLYQAFKNKK
- a CDS encoding GNAT family N-acetyltransferase; amino-acid sequence: MKRKYRQNRKIKKIFKFKGHYEATTLAQNFVRYVTDPFREEGGYDIIDVENEIYQTEITTEEGNSYTVAISTQFDYEEDSEKIKEITKYQVDNDLDFILYTIGDHHDEQETDFLESLGLVLNEQLIGMVFDLKRWKKGRKKIPPNVKFRRVNDNKRLKDFSLILKSAFGSKSWDYAFYKTLLKLNKDETICQIDLLYKNNQPAGTGNIYFEKEIAIIDDIATHQNFRHQGLAKLMINNLLTTAWNNDYDLVGLIATPEGFNMYRKLGFRPIKLYLNEYVTRSQTNNLEQIAKKISRGKIKTLQNVNYQQLISQVGNKKCHGCENIINDPEYLMAYHLTNDFEINVYHQNCYKLNAKDKWVIMVNQKQS
- a CDS encoding MATE family efflux transporter, giving the protein MTSVILTAREKKLRYAKPWLTIAYFCIPTVLLMIIQGFYNIIDKTLALQFAAPDAMKDPFYVDAYNALNHFTGSQIVTEIPLKEMQSYINIATQYASQTYNLQWAFSVMMGMGTAMNFSLAYGRRNISKMKELSGNGFTSTILFSCITAFGVFCIVYPGWNAVFITSQMGSHYNVITEHLCWTYTIPLLAAAPLMFLSYFFMSMLRSEGKMLWVVIMILSSLLVNCGAGIFFMCVCHLQLSGAMLGTVFAWLVQIIWGLIIVFGVKGSYLKFGWKDILFLKWQNIVAFMKAGLPNFINNAALVITSFALTTLVVQLPNQSYNNGISILQELYSSITPWMTIVLSAGIGLTQGARSIIAYNYGAKKYNRIWQVLKRVSILIIIWFTLMLVVFICFGGLMMQAFAFPKEYVPQYRWWIIINFMTYPCCAFTYIALTLFQGINKSMLGTFTSSLRTFLVILPLIGIGYGVSMATGNPIYFFVFIGLNDLISSCIIVPILVHYWFKYRQKLVDLPDDFRSTSINKETFKDSLEHLSKMEVKAAKETTTAPSKKQS